Within Anaerolineae bacterium, the genomic segment GTAGAACCATATAATTTCATTAACAATCTGGCTTCCAAATACCTCATCAAGCAACAATCTAACCAAGCTATTGACTCGATAATCAACGTGGACGAATAAGTTTCCCCGCTCGCTGAGCAACTCGCGCATCAGCGTCAGGCGCTCGTACATCATGTGCAGGTAGGAGTCCGTCCCCTTGCCCCAGGTGTCGCGGTAGGCCACCGCCTCCAGGATGGACTGCTCCTTCTGCACGGCGTCGCCCTCCTCGCCGATCTGCACCTTCATCGTAAAGTCGGCGCCGACGTCGAAGGGCGGGTCAATGTAGATCAGGTCAATCTTGCCGCGGAACTGCTCCAGCAGGGATGCCATCACCAGCTTGTTGTCGCCCCAGATGAGCATATTGCGCCAGTCATCGCGGTGGGCCTGCTGGCGAAACTCTTCTTCGGAAAATGGCAAGCCCAATTGATGCGCCTGGGCTTTGCGGGCGTCGCGCGGATAGTCAATGGTCTCGATGCGCTGTAGGGGCAGTGGGGATTCGGGCAGGCGGACAGGCCGGCGGTTGCCGTACTCGTCGTACTTGCCCTCCCAGACCAGTTCGGTCTTCATGCGGGAAAGCGGATGTGGATTGTGGGGTCCCCATTCGGTCATAGGTGCTCTCCTAAACGAGCCTAGATACCGCTTCATCTCACCATAAATGTATCTTAAGAGATGGGCTATGTCAAACCCCTGGATAGATAGGGGTTCCAGAGACGGAGCTTCCTTCCAGCATTTGTCCGTGACCCCGCGCTCCTGCGCCCGGGGAATTCGCCCCGGCCCACCCCCTGTGGTATAATAGCGCGCAAACCCGCAGGGATGGGTCCCGGAGGAAAATGTGAGCCGCCGCAGTCCGTCGAAGAAACGTGCACCAATGAAACAGCCGGCCAAACGCCCGGACCGCCGGCAGACCTACTTCATCGTCCTGTCCGTCATCGTCGGGCTGGCCATGGTCATCAGCGCAGTGCTGATCGCGCTCCCTCAGCCGGAGCCGCCCACACCCACCCCAACGCCGGCGGTGATACTGCTGGAAACGCCGGCCGTCCCTACCGCCACGCCCACGGGCACACCGACCCCGAGCGCGCCGGCGCCGGCGTCGGCACCCACGCCGGCGGCCAGCCCCGCGCCATAACGGATCCGCGCCGCTTCCGCGGGAGTTCCTGCCTTGGAAAAGGACCGCCTGGGCCTGCTGTACGCCATCGCCGCCGTCTTCTTCTTCTCCACCAGCGCCGTCCTGGTGCGCTTTTCCGCCCCGCTCTCTACCTATCAGATAAGCTGTGGCCGGCTGGTGGTTGGCTCGGCGGCCATCCTGTTGTTGGGCTTCCTGCGGCGGGAGCACCGCTGGCCGGCGCGCGCCGACTGGCCCCGCTTCATCGTCTACGGCGCCATCACCGCCGCCCATTTCGTCTTTTACGTGGCCGCCATCCTGTACACCACCCTGGCCCATGCCCTGACGCTGGTGTACACGGCGCCCATTTGGGTGGCGCTCCTGTCGGCCTGGCGCCTGAAGGAGCCTCTGCGGCCGCGGCAGTACGCCGGCATGCTGGTGACGCTGGCCGGCCTCGGCGTCATGGTGGGCTTCGAGCCGCAGATGAGCCGGCAGATGATTATCGGCGACCTGCTGGCGCTGGCCTCGGCGGTGATGTTCGCCCTGTACACCATCGCCGGCCGCTCTCAGCGCCAGCGCTATCCCCTGTTCACCTATGCCGGCCTGGTCTACGGGCTGGCGGCGCTGTGGCTGGCGCCGCTGGCGGCCGCGACGACGCATTCCGTCCCGGGATGGCCGCAGGTGCTGGCTGTCATCGGGCTGGGGCTGATCCCCATGGCCGCCGGCCACACGCTGTACAACGCCGCCGTGCGGCACACCCATGCCGCCTACGCCAATCTCATCGCCACCCAGGAGGTCACCGGCGGGGTACTGCTGGGGATACTTCTGCTGGGGGAGGTGCCAGGCCCGACCACGGTCATCGGCCTGGCCGTGACGCTGGTCGGCATCGCCCTGGTGCTACGCTGAGGCGCGGTACAGGCCGTGCTCCTCGATATAGCGGCGCACCGGCTCCGGGGTCAAATAGCGGATAGAATGCCCGAGGCGAATGCGCCGGCGGATATCCTCGCCGGAGATTTCCATCAGGGGCATGTCGAAGAAACGAAGGCGCCGGCGCAGACCCGGGAGCTGGCGTTCCAATTCATCCAGGTCGCAGGTATAGCCCGGCCGGCGGGCCACCGCCAGGATACAGAGCTGGATGAGCAGGTCGGGGCGGTACCAGCTCAAGATATTGGCCAGCGAATCCATCCCCATCAGGAAGAAAAGCTCCGTCCCCGGCGCCTGGGTTTCCCCGATCAGACGCACCATGTCCACGGAATAATGCGGCCCGGGGCGCTCCACATCGACGCGGGAGATGGCAAAGGCGGGATTGTCCGCCAGAGCCAGCTCCAGCATGCGCAGACGGTGCTCGGTCGGGGTATGGGGTTCATCCAGCTTGTGTGGGGGCACGCCGGCCGGCACGAAGAGCACCTGCTCCAGCCCCAGGCCCTGGCGCGCCTGCTCGGCCAGGAGCAGGTGCCCGAAGTGCACCGGGTCGAAGGTGCCGCCCAGGATGCCCAGCCGGCGGGCCGCTACCCCTGCCATTCTTCCTGCCACTCCAGCTCCACATCGCCGATGCGCACGATATCGCCGTCCTGCACGCCGGCCTCGCGCAGCGCCTGGGAGATGCCCAGGGCGTCCAGGATGCGCTGGAAGCGCATGACCGATTCGTGCAGGTCCCAGCGGGTCATGACCGCAGCGCGCTCGATGGCCGTGCCGCGCACCCGCCAGCCGTCCTCCTCCCGCTCGATCTCGAAGCGATTCTCGTCCGCCGGCAGTCCGAAGACCGGCATCTCTTCGGCCGGCTCCATCTCCTCGCGCGGTAGCACGTCCAGCATGGCGAACAGGGTGCGCACCAGTTCCGGCACGTTCTCCCGGGTGGCGGCGGAGATGGCCATGGCGCGGTAGCCGCGCTTTTCCCAGGCGGAGCGCAGGGCCGGCCATTTGGCGCGCGCCTCCGGCACGTCTATCTTATTCAGCACCACGAGCTGTGGTTTGGCGGCCAGCCTCTCGCTGAAGAGGGCCAGCTCGCGGTTGATCTGCTCGAAATCGCGCAGGGGGTCATCGGAGGTGCCGTCAATCAGGTGCACCAGCAGGCGGGTGCGCTCCACGTGGCGCAGGAACTGATGGCCCAGGCCGGCGCCGGCGTGCGCGCCCTCGATCAGGCCCGGGATATCGGCCATGACGAAGGTGCGGTGGTCCATCTGCACCACGCCCAGATGCGGCTCCAGCGTGGTAAAAGGATAGTCGGCGATCTTGGGGCGCGCCGCGCTGACCACGGAGAGGAGGGTGGACTTGCCGGCGTTGGGCTTCCCCACGATGCCCACATCGGCGATCAGCTTCAGCTCCAGCCTCAGCCAGCGCTCCTCCCCGGGCTCCCCCTTCTCGGCGATGCGGGGTGCCTGGTTGGTGGGGGTGGCGAAAGAGGCATTGCCGCGGCCGCCCCGGCCGCCGCGCGCCACCAGCAGGCGCTGTCCCGGCCGGGTCAAATCGCCCAGCAGGGCGCCCGTCTCCGCATCGTAGACCACGGTGCCCGGCGGCACCGGGATGATCAGGTCCTCCCCTTGCGCGCCGGTCTGGTTCTTGCCGCGCCCGTGCTGGCCGCGCGGCGCCTTCCAATGGATGCGGTTCTTGAAATGCAGGAGGGTATTCAGGTTGGGGTCCACTTCCAGATACACGTCGCCCCCTTTGCCCCCCTTGCCGCCGTCCGGCCCGCCGAAGGGGACAAATTTCTCGCGGCGAAAGCTGACACAGCCGTCGCCGCCCCTGCCGCCCTGCACGAATATCTTTACTTCGTCGAGGAACACGCTGACATCCCCTTTGCCGGCAATATCGGGCAAGTGCCCGAGCAAACACCCATAAGCATATCCATTTCCAGAGGGATGTCAAAAAGAGGGGCGGGTCCGAAGGCCCGCCCCGTTCGGTCAGACGCGGATTTCCCTGCGCTGAAAGAGGATATAAGACAGGGCAAAGAGGAGGATGGTGCCGGCGATGAGGCCGGTCAGATGCGGCCAGATGAGCACCAGGCTCTCCCCCAGCGGCAGGGGCGTGCCCAGAATGGCTCCCTGCAACTGCCAGGTCAGCACCAGCC encodes:
- a CDS encoding site-specific DNA-methyltransferase, with amino-acid sequence MTEWGPHNPHPLSRMKTELVWEGKYDEYGNRRPVRLPESPLPLQRIETIDYPRDARKAQAHQLGLPFSEEEFRQQAHRDDWRNMLIWGDNKLVMASLLEQFRGKIDLIYIDPPFDVGADFTMKVQIGEEGDAVQKEQSILEAVAYRDTWGKGTDSYLHMMYERLTLMRELLSERGNLFVHVDYRVNSLVRLLLDEVFGSQIVNEIIWFY
- a CDS encoding nicotinate-nucleotide adenylyltransferase; this translates as MAGVAARRLGILGGTFDPVHFGHLLLAEQARQGLGLEQVLFVPAGVPPHKLDEPHTPTEHRLRMLELALADNPAFAISRVDVERPGPHYSVDMVRLIGETQAPGTELFFLMGMDSLANILSWYRPDLLIQLCILAVARRPGYTCDLDELERQLPGLRRRLRFFDMPLMEISGEDIRRRIRLGHSIRYLTPEPVRRYIEEHGLYRASA
- the obgE gene encoding GTPase ObgE produces the protein MFLDEVKIFVQGGRGGDGCVSFRREKFVPFGGPDGGKGGKGGDVYLEVDPNLNTLLHFKNRIHWKAPRGQHGRGKNQTGAQGEDLIIPVPPGTVVYDAETGALLGDLTRPGQRLLVARGGRGGRGNASFATPTNQAPRIAEKGEPGEERWLRLELKLIADVGIVGKPNAGKSTLLSVVSAARPKIADYPFTTLEPHLGVVQMDHRTFVMADIPGLIEGAHAGAGLGHQFLRHVERTRLLVHLIDGTSDDPLRDFEQINRELALFSERLAAKPQLVVLNKIDVPEARAKWPALRSAWEKRGYRAMAISAATRENVPELVRTLFAMLDVLPREEMEPAEEMPVFGLPADENRFEIEREEDGWRVRGTAIERAAVMTRWDLHESVMRFQRILDALGISQALREAGVQDGDIVRIGDVELEWQEEWQG
- a CDS encoding DMT family transporter, which gives rise to MEKDRLGLLYAIAAVFFFSTSAVLVRFSAPLSTYQISCGRLVVGSAAILLLGFLRREHRWPARADWPRFIVYGAITAAHFVFYVAAILYTTLAHALTLVYTAPIWVALLSAWRLKEPLRPRQYAGMLVTLAGLGVMVGFEPQMSRQMIIGDLLALASAVMFALYTIAGRSQRQRYPLFTYAGLVYGLAALWLAPLAAATTHSVPGWPQVLAVIGLGLIPMAAGHTLYNAAVRHTHAAYANLIATQEVTGGVLLGILLLGEVPGPTTVIGLAVTLVGIALVLR